The Agrobacterium cucumeris genome has a segment encoding these proteins:
- a CDS encoding DUF2249 domain-containing protein — translation MTEMIRELDVRPLLLSGGEPFPAIMEAVAGLAPGEALRLYATFRPVPLFKVMAERGFDHQVREIGGGDWEVLFTPQSTETEQISVSPALAGNAEEPQIWPDPVIYLDLSDETTEGQASRTLAALDRLPPGAVIFVLMPQEPTFLYPELLARGHQWAGNFDEARTAFRIFIRAGAGAH, via the coding sequence ATGACGGAAATGATCAGGGAACTCGATGTGCGGCCGCTTTTACTGAGCGGCGGCGAGCCCTTTCCGGCCATCATGGAAGCCGTGGCCGGGCTTGCTCCCGGTGAAGCGCTGCGATTATACGCCACCTTCCGGCCCGTTCCGCTGTTCAAGGTGATGGCGGAGCGCGGTTTCGACCATCAGGTCAGGGAAATCGGCGGCGGCGACTGGGAAGTGCTGTTTACGCCGCAATCCACTGAGACCGAACAGATTTCCGTGTCACCGGCGCTTGCAGGTAATGCCGAGGAGCCGCAGATATGGCCCGATCCGGTCATCTATCTCGATCTGAGCGACGAGACGACCGAAGGCCAGGCGAGCCGCACGCTTGCCGCACTTGACCGTCTTCCGCCGGGTGCCGTGATCTTCGTGCTGATGCCGCAGGAGCCGACTTTCCTTTACCCGGAACTTCTGGCCCGGGGTCATCAATGGGCCGGCAATTTCGACGAGGCGCGCACGGCGTTTCGTATATTCATCCGCGCCGGTGCCGGCGCGCATTAA
- a CDS encoding formylglycine-generating enzyme family protein yields MGIPGNSHFPNAVSLLLPLSIATLLATAIGFQSGIIRSGIDDRAAMMAPQVVTVPARHFTYRAEGEYFRNGYAVDGPMVDVAMRQNLTIMKYQVSSADYARCVAEGGCQQPEPGFAAPVGGEIPATGISQDDAHAYAQWLSERTGEVWRLPSDAELAFAAGSLFPDETLGVAADSENPALRWLADYERQTSRRASGNPVPQSYGSFGENEYGLADFGGNVWEWTSSCSHRVTLGKDGEAIDSVASCGIPVASGKHRAAMSAFVKNPKSGGCAVGVPPDNLGFRLVRDTRWYAPLLEKLRATTLFS; encoded by the coding sequence ATGGGCATTCCCGGCAACAGCCACTTCCCAAACGCCGTCTCGCTTCTTCTCCCGCTCTCGATTGCAACGCTGCTGGCAACGGCCATCGGTTTCCAGTCCGGGATCATCCGCAGCGGCATTGATGACCGCGCGGCCATGATGGCTCCACAGGTCGTTACAGTGCCCGCCAGACATTTCACCTATCGGGCGGAGGGCGAATATTTCCGCAATGGTTATGCCGTCGATGGGCCGATGGTCGACGTGGCGATGCGACAAAATCTGACGATCATGAAATATCAGGTATCGAGCGCGGATTATGCGCGCTGCGTGGCGGAAGGTGGCTGCCAGCAGCCGGAACCCGGCTTTGCCGCTCCGGTCGGCGGCGAGATACCGGCAACCGGCATCAGCCAGGATGACGCCCACGCCTATGCACAGTGGCTGAGCGAGCGGACAGGCGAGGTTTGGCGCCTGCCGAGCGACGCTGAACTGGCTTTCGCCGCCGGCTCGCTTTTTCCGGATGAGACGCTGGGTGTCGCTGCCGATAGTGAAAACCCGGCTTTGCGCTGGCTGGCGGATTACGAGCGGCAGACCAGCCGCAGGGCCTCGGGCAACCCCGTTCCGCAATCCTATGGCAGCTTCGGCGAAAACGAATATGGCCTTGCCGATTTCGGCGGCAATGTCTGGGAATGGACCTCGAGCTGCAGCCACCGTGTGACACTTGGCAAGGATGGTGAGGCGATCGATAGCGTCGCCTCCTGCGGTATTCCGGTCGCTTCGGGAAAACACCGGGCGGCGATGAGTGCCTTCGTCAAAAACCCAAAAAGCGGCGGCTGCGCCGTTGGCGTACCGCCTGATAATCTCGGGTTCAGGCTCGTAAGAGACACACGCTGGTACGCGCCGCTTCTCGAAAAGCTTCGTGCCACCACCCTGTTTTCTTGA
- a CDS encoding Crp/Fnr family transcriptional regulator: MKIDRSVIRSLALFAKMADDELDGLLTHATSRLVPPGEAIFEQGQSATHFFLLIHGRLKVTQVTHDGQQIIVRVVHPGDLFGFARALQRSDYPGTATTAAESVILSWQTDLWPQFVEQNPHLAVSAMQTIGQRLEEAHTRIREMSTQEVERRVAHAVLRLSQQAGRKEEDGIRIDFPISRQDIAEMTGTTLHTVSRILSSWESKGLVQGGRQKLLVCNLPGLAQLAEGETSQV; this comes from the coding sequence GTGAAGATTGACCGAAGCGTCATCCGGTCGCTGGCCTTGTTTGCCAAGATGGCCGACGATGAGCTGGACGGCCTGCTGACCCACGCCACATCCCGGCTGGTGCCGCCGGGCGAAGCCATTTTCGAGCAGGGCCAGTCGGCAACGCATTTCTTCCTGCTTATCCACGGCCGCCTGAAGGTGACGCAGGTGACGCATGACGGCCAGCAGATCATCGTGCGCGTGGTGCATCCCGGTGATCTCTTCGGTTTCGCAAGAGCACTGCAACGGTCCGATTATCCCGGCACCGCCACGACGGCGGCCGAAAGCGTCATCCTGTCATGGCAGACGGACCTCTGGCCGCAATTCGTCGAACAGAACCCGCATCTTGCCGTCTCCGCCATGCAGACGATCGGCCAGCGTCTCGAGGAAGCCCATACGCGCATCCGCGAAATGTCGACGCAGGAAGTGGAGCGCCGGGTGGCCCATGCCGTACTGCGCCTTTCGCAGCAGGCGGGCCGCAAGGAGGAAGACGGCATCCGTATCGACTTCCCCATTTCCCGTCAGGATATCGCCGAAATGACCGGCACCACACTGCACACCGTCTCCCGCATCCTCTCCAGCTGGGAGAGCAAGGGGTTGGTGCAGGGCGGGCGGCAGAAGCTCCTGGTTTGCAATCTGCCGGGGCTTGCTCAGTTGGCAGAGGGCGAAACCAGCCAGGTGTAA
- a CDS encoding DUF2249 domain-containing protein: MSEAQTATNIDVRIIPHRERHPRIFGALNALTEGQSLQITSDHDPRPLLYQLATNFPGQFGWEYLEQGPDVWRLDIGRLEEQAEGSEDDMSGCECCCGSEH; encoded by the coding sequence ATGTCCGAAGCCCAAACCGCAACCAATATCGACGTGCGCATCATTCCGCACCGCGAACGCCATCCGCGCATTTTCGGTGCGCTCAACGCATTGACCGAAGGTCAATCGCTACAGATCACCAGCGATCACGATCCCCGTCCACTGCTTTACCAGCTGGCCACCAATTTCCCCGGCCAGTTCGGCTGGGAATACCTCGAACAGGGCCCGGACGTCTGGCGTCTCGATATCGGCCGGCTGGAAGAACAGGCCGAAGGTTCCGAGGACGATATGTCCGGCTGCGAATGCTGCTGCGGATCCGAGCATTGA
- a CDS encoding NnrS family protein, translated as MSGSETVLTQGRSRPKGGIPRGLARTGPVIFSYGFRPFFLGGALWAIVAMVLWIAALSGFIDLGGDYGAPNWHAHEMLFGFASAVLAGFLLTAVPNWTGRLPVSGKPLVWLFALWCAGRLFLLVPDHVGVVTAAAVDGLFLPALLAICAREVIAGRKWKDLKVLGGLLALSVANIIFHVAAIGGDHSLIATRLAVSAYTVLVIIVGGRIVPSFTRNWLNRFGRTDFPVPYNGFDTAAILTGIAALAVWTIEPESIVAVPTALLAAFMHAVRLIRWRGWTTWPEQVLVVLHVAYAFIPVGFITIALAALDVMDTRSVLHVFTVGVIGCMMLAVMTRASLGHTGRKLAASRVTIVAYVALIACALLRPAAEFFPGAMMHLYACSALFWIVGFGLFCVEYGPILMRERKPLKA; from the coding sequence ATGAGTGGCAGCGAAACCGTTCTCACCCAAGGGCGCAGCCGGCCAAAGGGCGGCATTCCAAGAGGGCTGGCGCGCACCGGCCCGGTTATCTTTTCGTACGGCTTCCGGCCGTTTTTCCTCGGTGGCGCCCTGTGGGCCATCGTGGCGATGGTGTTGTGGATCGCAGCCCTTTCCGGCTTCATCGACCTCGGCGGGGATTACGGCGCACCGAACTGGCATGCCCATGAGATGCTGTTCGGTTTTGCCTCGGCGGTGCTGGCCGGCTTTCTTTTGACGGCCGTGCCGAACTGGACGGGGCGGCTGCCGGTGTCGGGCAAACCCTTGGTGTGGCTGTTTGCGCTCTGGTGTGCCGGCCGGCTTTTCCTGCTTGTGCCGGACCATGTGGGCGTGGTCACTGCCGCAGCCGTGGACGGGCTTTTCCTGCCGGCACTTCTGGCGATCTGCGCGCGTGAGGTCATTGCCGGGCGAAAATGGAAGGACCTGAAGGTGCTGGGCGGGCTGCTGGCGCTTTCCGTTGCCAACATCATATTCCATGTTGCAGCGATTGGGGGTGATCATAGCTTGATCGCGACCCGCCTTGCGGTCTCGGCCTACACGGTTCTTGTCATCATCGTAGGCGGCCGCATCGTGCCGAGTTTTACCCGCAACTGGCTGAACCGTTTCGGCCGCACGGATTTCCCAGTGCCCTATAACGGCTTCGATACCGCCGCCATCCTCACCGGCATCGCGGCGCTGGCCGTCTGGACGATAGAGCCTGAGAGCATCGTGGCGGTGCCAACGGCGCTTCTGGCGGCTTTCATGCACGCCGTGCGTCTGATCCGCTGGCGCGGCTGGACGACATGGCCGGAGCAGGTGCTGGTGGTGCTGCATGTCGCCTACGCCTTCATCCCCGTCGGTTTCATTACCATAGCGCTGGCGGCTCTTGACGTCATGGACACACGTTCCGTCCTGCATGTCTTCACCGTCGGCGTTATCGGCTGCATGATGCTTGCTGTCATGACGAGAGCGAGCCTTGGCCATACCGGGCGCAAGCTTGCGGCCAGCAGGGTCACCATTGTCGCTTATGTGGCGCTGATCGCCTGCGCGCTGCTGAGACCGGCAGCCGAGTTCTTCCCCGGTGCGATGATGCATCTCTACGCTTGCTCGGCGCTCTTCTGGATCGTGGGTTTCGGTCTCTTCTGCGTTGAATATGGGCCGATCCTGATGCGCGAGCGCAAACCGCTGAAAGCCTAG
- the nirK gene encoding copper-containing nitrite reductase, with the protein MTETFHITRRNILAGAAFAGAIAPVIMPSAASAAEEKKAAAKPLTSAEIAALPRVKVDLVKPPFVHAHTQKAEGGPKIVEFTLTIKEQKMILDDKGTEVHAMTFNGSVPGPLMVVHQDDYVELTLINPDTNELQHNIDFHSATGALGGGGLTIVNPGEKAILRFKATKAGVFVYHCAPPGMVPWHVTSGMNGAIMVLPREGLTDGHGKELVYDKIYYVGEQDFYIPRDENGNFKKYESAGDAMADTLEVMRKLTPSHIVFNGAVGALTGEHALQAAVGEKVLIVHSQANRDTRPHLIGGHGDYVWATGKFRNPPDLDQETWFIPGGTAGAAFYTFEQPGIYAYVNHNLIEAFELGAAAHFKVTGEWNNSLMQAVLAPSSI; encoded by the coding sequence ATGACGGAAACCTTCCACATCACACGGCGTAATATTCTCGCAGGCGCAGCATTTGCAGGGGCTATAGCTCCCGTCATCATGCCATCGGCAGCGAGCGCGGCAGAGGAAAAGAAGGCCGCAGCCAAGCCATTGACGAGCGCTGAGATTGCGGCGCTGCCTCGCGTAAAAGTTGATCTCGTCAAACCGCCCTTCGTGCATGCCCACACGCAGAAAGCCGAAGGCGGACCGAAGATCGTCGAGTTCACGCTTACGATCAAAGAGCAGAAGATGATCCTCGACGACAAGGGCACCGAGGTCCACGCCATGACCTTCAACGGTTCGGTTCCCGGGCCTCTGATGGTGGTGCACCAGGACGACTATGTCGAACTGACCCTTATCAACCCCGACACCAATGAGCTGCAGCACAATATCGATTTCCACTCGGCCACCGGCGCGCTCGGCGGCGGCGGGCTCACCATCGTCAACCCGGGTGAAAAGGCGATCCTGCGCTTCAAGGCCACCAAGGCTGGCGTCTTCGTCTATCACTGCGCACCTCCCGGCATGGTGCCGTGGCACGTCACCTCGGGCATGAATGGCGCGATCATGGTGCTGCCGCGTGAGGGCCTGACGGACGGCCACGGCAAGGAGCTTGTTTATGACAAGATCTATTATGTCGGCGAGCAGGACTTTTACATCCCGCGCGACGAGAACGGCAATTTCAAGAAATATGAAAGCGCCGGCGACGCCATGGCCGATACGCTGGAAGTGATGCGCAAGCTGACACCGAGCCACATCGTCTTCAATGGCGCAGTCGGTGCCCTGACCGGGGAACATGCCCTCCAGGCCGCCGTTGGCGAGAAGGTGCTGATCGTCCATTCGCAGGCAAACCGTGATACCCGTCCGCACCTCATCGGCGGCCATGGCGATTATGTCTGGGCAACGGGCAAGTTCCGCAACCCACCGGATCTCGACCAGGAAACCTGGTTCATTCCCGGCGGCACGGCGGGTGCGGCCTTCTACACCTTCGAGCAGCCCGGCATCTACGCTTATGTCAACCACAACCTCATTGAAGCTTTCGAGCTGGGTGCAGCCGCCCACTTCAAGGTGACCGGTGAGTGGAACAACAGCCTGATGCAGGCGGTGCTTGCCCCCTCGAGCATCTGA